One window of the Montipora foliosa isolate CH-2021 chromosome 4, ASM3666993v2, whole genome shotgun sequence genome contains the following:
- the LOC138001398 gene encoding uncharacterized protein produces MVNRGVARKLTKVELKNYKGPIHYISHNEVLKPDSKSTPVRIVFNSSAKYMGHVLNEYWAKGPDLLNNVLAVLLRFREYEVAFIGDIKKMYHTVATNMLDQHTHRFLWRDMDTTRERDIYVMQRVSFGDKPSGAIATVALRKTAEMGKDPFPEASQVILNNTYMDDIIESANNRKKAKQFTDDIEKLLNKGGFKLKEWTYSED; encoded by the coding sequence ATGGTAAATCGAGGAGTGGCAAGGAAACTAACCAAGGTAGAACTAAAAAACTACAAAGGTCCAATACACTATATTTCACATAACGAAGTACTAAAGCCAGATTCGAAGTCCACCCCTGTCAGGATTGTGTTCAACAGCAGTGCAAAATATATGGGTCATGTGCTGAATGAGTATTGGGCGAAAGGACCAGACCTACTCAACAACGTATTAGCAGTCCTCCTAAGATTTAGAGAGTATGAAGTTGCATTCATCGGAGATATTAAGAAGATGTACCACACAGTTGCAACAAACATGTTAGATCAACATACACATCGATTCTTGTGGCGCGACATGGACACTACACGAGAACGAGATATCTACGTAATGCAGAGAGTTTCGTTCGGCGACAAACCATCAGGCGCAATAGCAACTGTCGCATTACGAAAGACCGCAGAAATGGGAAAAGATCCATTTCCGGAAGCTTCCCAAGTGATACTCAATAACACATATATGGATGATATAATTGAAAGCGCCAACAATcgaaaaaaggcaaaacaattCACAGATGATATAGAGAAGTTATTGAACAAAGGAGGATTCAAATTAAAAGAGTGGACCTACTCAGAAGATTGA
- the LOC138001399 gene encoding uncharacterized protein, with the protein MRKLWTYETKLDRDDPIPEEYGKEWMTFFSDLPEMEKIRVKRCIKPHRAIGDPILIIFSDGSNNAYGACAYVRWELPTREFVSYIILSKNRLAPVKRMSIDRIELCGAVLNKRLKAVLRQQCRRIGEIQEGTEKNDWYWTESKKNIADWLTRGKRPIDIDINSSWQAGPDILRLPESEWPITQTPTTAQKLPKTIKVSINTVNKIEKDTLAKRINIDKYSTFEKLLRVTARVLAMYHKVPRTTFKNVTKVLTPEDIANAEQFWILQAQKIMHEDLKKGKYKRLCPRKRNNGIYTVGGRSRRWMEMSYNKQELILLPYEHRFSKLYAEQIHQRGHLGKVIRGDNTSKGSKVILQYGKEELEATIIGVADDQTKLYDLDAELEEPSIDPLVADDSNKENEPPFINRN; encoded by the exons ATGAGAAAACTGTGGACATATGAAACGAAACTGGATAGGGACGATCCCATACCAGAAGAATACGGAAAAGAATGGATGACATTTTTCAGTGACTTGCCTGAAATGGAAAAGATTAGAGTCAAAAGATGTATCAAACCACACAGAGCAATAGGAGACCCAATACTGATCATATTTAGCGACGGATCAAACAACGCTTACGGCGCTTGTGCTTATGTCAGATGGGAACTACCAACGCGAGAATTTGTCAGTTACATTATTCTATCAAAGAATCGCCTAGCTCCAGTCAAAAGGATGTCAATTGACCGCATAGAACTTTGTGGTGCAGTACTAAACAAAAGATTAAAAGCCGTTTTACGACAACAATGCAG GAGAATAGGAGAGATTCAAGAAGGTACCGAAAAGAATGACTGGTATTGgactgaaagtaaaaaaaacattgctGATTGGTTAACACGTGGTAAAAGACCAATCGACATTGATATCAATAGTAGCTGGCAGGCAGGACCTGACATTCTCAGGTTACCTGAAAGCGAGTGGCCGATAACTCAAACACCTACAACAGCACAAAAGCTACCGAAAACTATCAAGGTATCTATCAATACTGtgaacaaaattgaaaaagacACACTGGCAAAACGAATCAACATTGATAAGTACTCGACTTTTGAGAAGCTGCTAAGAGTGACAGCAAGAGTACTGGCAATGTACCACAAGGTGCCGAGAACTACATTCAAGAATGTAACTAAAGTACTGACACCTGAAGATATTGCAAATGCAGAACAATTCTGGATTTTACAAGCACAGAAAATTATGCACGAAGacttgaaaaaaggaaaatataaacGCCTCTGTCCTCGAAAACGTAACAATGGAATATATACAGTGGGAGGAAGAAGTCGGCGATGGATGGAAATGAGCTACAATAAACAGGAACTCATATTGCTACCCTATGAGCATCGTTTCTCGAAACTCTATGCAGAACAAATACATCAAAGAGGACACCTTGGG aaagttaTCAGAGGTGACAATACTAGCAAAGGCAGTAAAGTTATCTTACAATATGGAAAAGAAGAACTGGAGGCAACGATAATAGGAGTTGCAG ATGATCAGACAAAGCTCTATGACTTGGATGCGGAATTGGAGGAACCAAGCATAGACCCCCTGGTAGCAGATGACTCCAACAAGGAAAACGAGCCGCCTTTTATAAACCGAAATTGA